ACGCCCGAGACTATTGGCTCCTTGCCCGGAGGGAGAAATTTCCTCGTGGTCATTGATTCCCCCGGCGTATACGCTATCCCGATCTGTGGAGGTTCTACTGGCTGTCGACAAAACGATATACTTGGTCGACCCAACAGAAGCGGAAGACAAGGTTCTCCAGAATGGCCCCTTCAAGCATACGAGCGTCTCTCCTACTGGCCGGTTTGTGGCGCTTTATACAGCTGAAGGAAAAGTCTGGGTTGTGAGCAGTGATTTCCAGAGCAAGTTCAGTGAATACGATCCAAAAGCTCGGACTCCTCCTAGGGAGGTTGAGTGGTGCGGTGATGACGCTGTCATTTTGGCATGGGAGGACGAAATTCATCTCGTTGGTCCTAACGGCGTCGCAACCAGGTAAGTGTGATGCTAAATAGCTCATTCCCTCCGAATATTGCTAAGTTGTCTAGATACTACTATGATGGCCACGTTCACGTAATAGCAGAATTCGACGGTGTAAGACTGATAACCAATGACACATGCGAATTTCTGCACAAAGTGTCTGGTAGGTTACTTGGATCGGAACACAATTCCCACAATCACTGATCACCTTGAACAGATGTCACGGAGGAGATTTTCCGACTTGGCTCCTCGTCCCCTGCATCAGTGCTGCTGGACTCTGTAGACTTGCTCGAGAAGCAGTCCCCTAAGGCTGATGAGAACATTCAGCGAATCCGTTCCAGCCTGCCAGAGGCGGTTGATACCTGCGTCAAAGCTGCTGGTTACGAATTCGATATTTACTGGCAGAAACGACTGCTGAAAGCAGCTTCCTTTGGGAAGTCTGTCTTGGAGCTTTACAACAGCGACGATTTCGTGGAAATGACTGAAAAGCTTCGAGTGTTGAAAGCCATCAGGGATTACCAAATTGGGCTACCGGCGTCTTACGAGCAATATATGAGACTCACGCCCGAGAAGCTCATTGAACGCCTGGTGAATCGCCATGAATATTTCCTCGCCATTCGAATCGCGGAATATCTTCAGATTCCTGCAGATCGAATCTATGTCCATTGGGCAAGTCAAAAAGTCAAAGTCTCCACTGTCGACGACGAGGCTGTTTGCAAGCTCATTGTGCAGAGATTGGATGGGAAGCCGGGCATATCCTTCGAATTGATTGCCCAAACTGCGTTCGACGAAGGGCGAGCCCACTTGGCTACCCAGCTCTTGAATCATGAACCGCGAGCCGGGAAACAAGTACCTCTGCTGATGAATATGGAGGAAGACGAGATTGCCCTTGACAAAGCCATCGAGAGCGGGGACACCGATCTGGTGAATTACGTACTCCTTCACTTAAGGAGCAAGCTTCCTCTCGCGAGCTTTTTCCGGATGATCAACACGCGACCCATGGCTTCTGCCCTTGTGGAGACATCGGCCAGAGGGGAGGACTCAGAATTACTAAAGGATCTGTATTACCAGGATGACCGCCCCATTGACGGTTCGAATGTTCTGCTTTCGGAAGCTTTGCAGGAAACGGAATTAGAGCGCCAAACTGAGAAGCTTCACCTTGCATCCCGCTTATTGGCAGATTCTAAAGATGCAACGGTGGTCTTACAACAGAAGATGCTCAACGAATCCTCTCAATTATTAAAGGTCCAGGAGGCCCTAGATCAAGACATCGCGGAACGAGAGGAATATGTCGGCCTAAGCCTGAATGAGACGGTTTACAGATTGATCAGGTCGGGGTGGAGCAAGAGAGCGCAGAAGGTCCAAAGTGAATTCAAGCTGCCGGAGAAGACATATTGGTGGTTAAGGTTAAGAGCTCTAGTCGCCAAGCGTGATTGGGGAGAGTTGGAAGAAATCGGCAAGAACAAAAAATCTCCGATAGGATGGGAGGTGAATACCAATACAGATTCCTCCCTCATAACGACATGCGCTGACATCAATGATAGCCTTTCTATAATGAAATATTAGGTGCCGGAAATACGAAGCTTGCTTCTGTCTTCGTCCCGAAGTGCACCAACCTTCCCGTCGAAGACAGGATCGAAATGTGGGTGAAATGCGGAATGACCGTGAAAGCCGGAGAGGAAGCCCTTAGGGCAAGAGATATGAATACCCTGGAGCTCCTCCGGACAAAAGCTTCAGGGACGGCTGTTACTGAAATTGATCGCATGATCAATCAGTTAAGGCCCAGGAAATAGTGCTTAATGATTCCCATACATTATTTCCCTTGCGCAATGCTACAATCACCATCCCCGATTTCAAGTgatctcttcatcctcgtcattgCCAGCGTGGTCATCGGCCACCAAGTTTTGCGTCACACGTGCGGGTTTCGATTCCCGCTTATTCGACTTGGGTGCAGAGTCGTCAACCATaacatcgtcatcatcattatcGTCACCATCGTCGCCGTCGGCAGCGATCTGTTGAAGAGCTTCGAATTTGGCCGTTTTGCGGTTCCAGTCATCCCAGTCGGCCTGGAGAGATAACAGTCAGTGATCAATCCGAATTCGACATCGGAAATATATGGCTGCGCATACCCTACGTGCTTGCACATTCTTGCCCCGCTTGACACTTTTGGCCACCTTATTCTCCAGCTGATCAACCACCATTTCTGCTCTTTCCATACCCTTTTTTTGCCTTTGGCGCTGGGCCCTTGACAGATTTTTGGGCTTCGATTGCTTCTTTGACACACCGGCATTCGCACGTTCGGAGAGAATGGAGTCACGCTGAATGACCGTCGTTTCAGCGCGAGGTGCAGACAGCAACGACTTGTCGGCGTCGGCGCTCGGGGAAATATCCCGTCTGGCGGCGCGGGAATGTTTCGATGTGGCTAATGAGCAGTGTTAGAAATGAATGTCCAATCTGTCAATTATTTGCAACACATACTCCTTGCTTTAGCCATGATGCTGAATTTTCGTAGAGTGGTTGTTTGTTTTGACAGAGATCTTTTCTGGGCGGGTCCTATCATATCGATAAAAAAGTTAAAAATTTCTTACGGGTGACTGTATCCACCACATCCGCAGTCTTAGCGCTAACCGATTACATATGCATCTGGCCAGTCGCCTTCAACTCTTTCCAAGCAATCAACAATTCGCAATTCTTCTTTCAACCATCAGATTTCTATGTCTTAAATCCGCTCATGATAACTAGGGAATTACTCTCTCCGCGCTGGCTCGCTCCGTCTCCCTACCAGCCATGAACACTCGCAGCGGGAGatctgacatcctcatgcAGAGTCCCTGGAACAGCGGAGAGAGCCATTATGATACAGTTCTCCAATATATACAGAGCAATCCAACTATCGTCTACGTGCCTCTAACCGCGATACTTGCCTATCTGGTTTTGGCTTATTTTGGTCTCGTTCCGTTCGGGTTGCCTCAGGGGGTGTGGAATCTCATCGTTTATTTAACGCCATCACGCATAGTTGTCGCTCTAGACTCGAAGTCGAATTCCGCGAACGAGAATACAAACCCCTCTCTGATGACTTTCCAAGCGAAAAGTGAGGCGATGCAGCGCATCCTCGGGATCGATaactccttctcctctttcctttcACGCGGGACGAGCCTTTCGGGATTCGGAAATGCTATTCTTGGCAGCAAAGACAGCCTTCCGCCGGGGTTGGGGAATTGGGATAACTCGTGCTACCAGAATAGTATTATCCAGGGTTTCGCATCGCTACGGTCTTTGGCGGAGTTTTTGGGACAGAATATCGAAGCGCTTGGGGAGAAGGGTTCATTCTCGACGCATCAGGCTCTGCAGGATATTGTGGAGCGGTTGAACGATGCGGCGGAATACGGCCAGAAGCTATGGATACCGCCGAATCTGAAGTCGATGAGTAGCTGGCAACAACAGGATGCGCAGGAATACTTTTCCAAGGTCGTGGATCAAATCGATCGTGAGGTGCAGCAGGCTTCGAAACGGCAGACAAGGAATCTGGGTCTCAAGATGGCTGGGCCGGAGGAGAATGTGATTGGGTCTGGTTCTGCACAAAATGGTAAAAATAGTGACTCTCTTTCTTCGCAGACCGATGCGCCGTCGTTTCGCAATCCCCTAGAAGGGCTTCTTGCGCAAAGGGTCGGTTGTATGAAATGTGGCTGGACGGAAggtctgtctctcattccaTTCAACTGTCTTACCGTGCCTCTGGGATCCAAGTTCGAATACGACGTCCGTGAGTGTCTAGATCATTATATGGACCTGGAGCCCATTGAAGGAGTGGAATGTGCAAAATGTACACTGCTGCGGGCGCGCAATCAACTTCACAACCTCGTCAAGCAGGTCGAAGAGGACGAACAAATTTCGAACTCATCGGACTCACCAAAACTGTCGGATGCGCTTAAGAACTCTGCACATGAACGTTTGCAAGCGGTCGAAGTCGCTCTTGAAGAGAATGATTTCGCCGAGAAAACCCTGTCGAACAGGTGTCACATTCCGTCCAAGAACCGAGCGTCATCGACAAAGTCAAGACAAGCCGTCATTGCGAGATCTCCCAAATGCCTTGTCATTCACATCAACCGGAGTTTGTTCGATGAGAACACCGGAATGCTGAGAAAGAACTACGCAGCCGTGCGATTTCCCCAGTCACTCGACTTGAGCGACTGGTGCTTGGGAGCTAAATCCGTGGATCAAATTAATGAGTCCATTGAAAAATGGGGCACAGACCCGAAGGAGTCCATGCTTCCGCGCGCTGGTACGACAGTGGACGTTCGCGGCCGCCAATACGAACTGCGCGCTGTTATTACACACTACGGCCGGCACGAGAATGGTCACTACATCGCCTACAGAAAGTACCCGACCGACATTTTCCCGGCGCATGTCCCAGAAGCGGTTTTGGAGGCGGACGGTGCGAAGGAAAAGGCGGAGCGCTGGTATCGGTTGAGCGATGAGGATGTGTCGATGGTCAGTGAGGCTAGCGTGCTGTCTCAGGGCGGAGCTTTTATGCTATTCTACGAGGCCCTAGAGCCGTCTACGGAGCCGTCTACCCCGGAAGCAGAGCTTGTTGATTCGACCGAGTCTATGTCCAGTTTGGAAACGCCAGAGGATATGTCCACGGTGTCGGGGGTCACTGAAGGTACTGAAGCAACCGAATGCTCTGCTTCTGTTACACCGAAGGCTATCAGCGTATCTGTTCCggagaagattggacctatTGGCGGGCCGCCTCTTGAGCCACCGCTGCTCTAACGCTGCGTTTATCTTCATGTCAGGCAAGCGCACCAATTGCCTGTGTAAACAATTATTGCTATGATACCCCAGATTTTGTTTTATTATGTGAGCATGCCATATCACTTGGAAGGCGTTAGAGAGTGTATTATAGGTAGATTTCAATATGCATTGCTTGTGCTCTGTACTCATAGTATCCAAATGCTATAGACATGCTAACCAAACGCCATGACCAATACTCCCTATACAAGCTTAACCAAACCTATGCAGAAGCTATCAAAAAACACCCGCTCTATCCATAACATCCCGAAACTGCTCCCTCGTCACCCCTTCCCCAACTCCTCCCCCATTCGCCTCCAGTATCATGTCCCTCAACAGCTCCTCCCCCACCGAATCCTCCTTTAACTCCCGCGCAATCCTCTTCAAATGGTTCAATGTGATCGGCCCATCCGATCCCCGCGTAAACAAGCGATACGCAGCATCAACTTCCGCGGCTACAGCATCTTCATCAATTTCGTCCCGAGAGTGGAGTTTCGCGGCTGCAACGGCGACGAACGGACCGTAGGGTACGTAACCGCTGTTTGTGGGGTCAGTCGCGGAGAGAATAGTTTGGAGCTCGGATGAATCGGAAGGAGGCAGGTTCAGTGCTCTGTCACATCGTATTCATCAGTAGCCGATCTAGCTGAACTCGTACTCCGTAACTTGATGGATCGCGCGGGgaaaagaggaggagaggggcGAGCGTACACAAGAGCTTTCCGAACATCACTTCGGGAAATAACACCCTCTTTTTCATCGGGGAAAGCTTCGTTtgcagaggagaaaagatGGAATGCTTCTTTGATTTCGGTTTCTTGTTCGGCGCTGATGTCGTTTTCTTTGGCGAGTTTGGATTGGCGCGTTCGCGGCTTTTTGGGTGTTGGGGCGGAGGGTGGGCCTCCTCCGCGTTTCTTGGGGGGCTGTTTACATTTGTTTTGTTAGATTGTTTGCTTTCTGCTGTTCTGTTCGTGTGTCCTACTTACCATTACTGGGTAGGATGGAGAGGTGTAGTGGCGAGGAagctgctgcggtcatgaaGTTGGGTGGAGGATGCGCTGAATTCTGATTGGCTGCTCTACAGTACTTTACATTGTGGAAACTGTGTATGATAGttccatacattcaatcaatTTGTGCTTGGATAATGCGCTTGTTTACAATAATAGTATATTTGTAGTATAACATAGGGAACAGTAAGTATGGGTCAAGGAACGGAGAGGATCCGGATGCTGTGATAGTAAGTCACTGCAAACCCTCCGTCGAAGGTGCCAGCACCATCGTTTCCTACAGATGAGCGTCAATAAGCAGCAACTTGTTCTATACACAGCAAATCATAGACTGATTACAGGTTAGGAAAAGTAAGAGTCACTGATATTGGTTCTATCGGTTTCCATCTGACATTCCATTCAGGGTTTTCACGTGATTTCGTTGATAAAGAGCCAGATATCGATCAAGGTCAAGATCAAGCAAAACAGCCATTTCGATAGAATCCAACGTCAAAATGGATGTAAA
This sequence is a window from Aspergillus chevalieri M1 DNA, chromosome 5, nearly complete sequence. Protein-coding genes within it:
- a CDS encoding EF-hand superfamily Ca2+-modulated protein (COG:S;~EggNog:ENOG410QE0Z;~InterPro:IPR011992), which encodes MPPKKRGGGPPSAPTPKKPRTRQSKLAKENDISAEQETEIKEAFHLFSSANEAFPDEKEGVISRSDVRKALVALNLPPSDSSELQTILSATDPTNSGYVPYGPFVAVAAAKLHSRDEIDEDAVAAEVDAAYRLFTRGSDGPITLNHLKRIARELKEDSVGEELLRDMILEANGGGVGEGVTREQFRDVMDRAGVF
- the vp16 gene encoding tethering complex subunit VPS16 (BUSCO:EOG09260FL2;~COG:U;~EggNog:ENOG410PGPQ;~InterPro:IPR036322,IPR016534,IPR015943,IPR038132, IPR006925,IPR006926;~PFAM:PF04841,PF04840;~go_component: GO:0005737 - cytoplasm [Evidence IEA];~go_function: GO:0005515 - protein binding [Evidence IEA];~go_process: GO:0006886 - intracellular protein transport [Evidence IEA];~go_process: GO:0007033 - vacuole organization [Evidence IEA]) — its product is MAPSSPLSYWERVGDSFYRKVPVYDAIFDEDVELENYIVAGAPYGGAIALYRDESKLYRFQGAQTTKSSIDVYSCSGKHINRINWEYGSIRGLGWSDKEELLVVSEDGTVRRYFGLFGDFTSFSLGNGSDEYGVRACRFWTSGFVALLSNNQLVAVSNYEEPRPRLLAPCPEGEISSWSLIPPAYTLSRSVEVLLAVDKTIYLVDPTEAEDKVLQNGPFKHTSVSPTGRFVALYTAEGKVWVVSSDFQSKFSEYDPKARTPPREVEWCGDDAVILAWEDEIHLVGPNGVATRYYYDGHVHVIAEFDGVRLITNDTCEFLHKVSDVTEEIFRLGSSSPASVLLDSVDLLEKQSPKADENIQRIRSSLPEAVDTCVKAAGYEFDIYWQKRLLKAASFGKSVLELYNSDDFVEMTEKLRVLKAIRDYQIGLPASYEQYMRLTPEKLIERLVNRHEYFLAIRIAEYLQIPADRIYVHWASQKVKVSTVDDEAVCKLIVQRLDGKPGISFELIAQTAFDEGRAHLATQLLNHEPRAGKQVPLLMNMEEDEIALDKAIESGDTDLVNYVLLHLRSKLPLASFFRMINTRPMASALVETSARGEDSELLKDLYYQDDRPIDGSNVLLSEALQETELERQTEKLHLASRLLADSKDATVVLQQKMLNESSQLLKVQEALDQDIAEREEYVGLSLNETVYRLIRSGWSKRAQKVQSEFKLPEKTYWWLRLRALVAKRDWGELEEIGKNKKSPIGWEPFYNEILGAGNTKLASVFVPKCTNLPVEDRIEMWVKCGMTVKAGEEALRARDMNTLELLRTKASGTAVTEIDRMINQLRPRK
- a CDS encoding ubiquitin-specific protease UBP1 (COG:O;~EggNog:ENOG410PJUB;~InterPro:IPR038765,IPR001394,IPR018200,IPR028889;~MEROPS:MER0000864;~PFAM:PF13423,PF00443;~TransMembrane:1 (i36-60o);~go_function: GO:0004843 - thiol-dependent ubiquitin-specific protease activity [Evidence IEA];~go_process: GO:0006511 - ubiquitin-dependent protein catabolic process [Evidence IEA];~go_process: GO:0016579 - protein deubiquitination [Evidence IEA]); this encodes MNTRSGRSDILMQSPWNSGESHYDTVLQYIQSNPTIVYVPLTAILAYLVLAYFGLVPFGLPQGVWNLIVYLTPSRIVVALDSKSNSANENTNPSLMTFQAKSEAMQRILGIDNSFSSFLSRGTSLSGFGNAILGSKDSLPPGLGNWDNSCYQNSIIQGFASLRSLAEFLGQNIEALGEKGSFSTHQALQDIVERLNDAAEYGQKLWIPPNLKSMSSWQQQDAQEYFSKVVDQIDREVQQASKRQTRNLGLKMAGPEENVIGSGSAQNGKNSDSLSSQTDAPSFRNPLEGLLAQRVGCMKCGWTEGLSLIPFNCLTVPLGSKFEYDVRECLDHYMDLEPIEGVECAKCTLLRARNQLHNLVKQVEEDEQISNSSDSPKLSDALKNSAHERLQAVEVALEENDFAEKTLSNRCHIPSKNRASSTKSRQAVIARSPKCLVIHINRSLFDENTGMLRKNYAAVRFPQSLDLSDWCLGAKSVDQINESIEKWGTDPKESMLPRAGTTVDVRGRQYELRAVITHYGRHENGHYIAYRKYPTDIFPAHVPEAVLEADGAKEKAERWYRLSDEDVSMVSEASVLSQGGAFMLFYEALEPSTEPSTPEAELVDSTESMSSLETPEDMSTVSGVTEGTEATECSASVTPKAISVSVPEKIGPIGGPPLEPPLL
- a CDS encoding Alb1 domain-containing protein (COG:S;~EggNog:ENOG410PS4Q;~InterPro:IPR022784;~PFAM:PF09135), with product MAKARTTSKHSRAARRDISPSADADKSLLSAPRAETTVIQRDSILSERANAGVSKKQSKPKNLSRAQRQRQKKGMERAEMVVDQLENKVAKSVKRGKNVQARRADWDDWNRKTAKFEALQQIAADGDDGDDNDDDDVMVDDSAPKSNKRESKPARVTQNLVADDHAGNDEDEEIT